The stretch of DNA tttatatattaaaaatagattgctaaaattaaagaaaaatcatcGTTCACAAAAGTATATGAATATACAGTAATTCACCGTTAACAAGATCCTATTTTGTTGTTATCATTAACATATATAAAACAGATTAAACATTGTTAATTGTGCTTTCTTAAAAGTTAAGAATCATCTGATCCAAACTTCCTTTTCCATGTTACATAACTTCAGTTAAATAACCCAAAAAACATGTTATGTATACTATGTAGACCTTTGCATCGTTGCAGTTACTTCTCTACACAATATGGTAACTTCCCATACTTATTAGTAACCGCTCTCTATTTTTCATGAGTCTGAGACTATGGTTCTGTACACTTGACAGGTTGCTCTGTGCTTGCTTTGATAGAGATTATTGTCCTTATTTATGAGGGGTTTTTGTAATTTCATTTcttgagaaaaataaagatcaGTGCTCTTactatgaagaagagagagattgATCATCATTGCTTCTTcagttcttcttctttctatatttttgttagtataTTTTcccataaaaaaatttcttagtttTCTGTATTTCTATAttagcttttttcttttttctttctctataaTATAATGCTGGCtgtaatttagtttttttaagaaaatatcatttttgttattattgttcGCTTAATTGATCCTACTTATAATTAGATTCAAattgatgatttttttgaaaaaattgctTTGCTTTACTTATCCTATCTTTCATGGGCATAATCAAAAGATTGAGTATACAAACAGAAATGAATTATTTGCATGGAAATGGACTATTGTATGCAGAAAAACACAATGTAtgacttttcttattttaaaatagaaaaagaaaaatagatatataacacactatatttatctttttacttTATCTACTTTATTTGGAATTACACATGACCCACTCTTACATGAGATAAACACAACTTCAAATGAAAacacaaaatgaaaatgatctAACATTACACACATGAAAATAACAAAATCTAAACTTGTGATTTAAAAGATCCTTTTCAGCAACCTAAAAACATCTCCAGCAAAAGCATTTCCCAATGCTAACCCAGCAACAAGGCCACCCCCATATCCAATTAGAATTACCATCCAATTAGATTTAAAGAAAGATCCCGATTCAGAGTCTTGATTACCATCAGATGTTGGTAGTGGAGGTGTAGAATGATCTTTGCATTTCTTCAACAACCGAATCCCACACAAATATTTGTTTCCCTTAAATGAATTCTCATCAAATGTTGAAAGTTGGTCATTTTCTGGGATTGGACCCCAGAGATTGTTGAAAGACACATTGAAGAAATCCAAGAAGGTTAGCCCTGTGAGTTGTTGAGGAATATTCCCTGACAAGTTATTGAGAGAAAGGTCCAACACTTCAAGATTTGAAAGCTTTCCAAAGGAAGATGGGATGCTGCCAGTAAACATGTTATTGGACAAGTTGAGCATAACAAGACCATTCAAACTTCCCATGGTATCTGGAATCTCACTAGAAATTTTGTTACAAGAAAGATCAATGGCTACGATGTGATGAAAGTATTGACCCCATGATAATTCATGACAACTCCTTTGTTggacattgaaaataaaaaccaaTCAATATCAATCCAAGAATATTGCAAATAATAAATGTCGTCTTTGAAATGTGCTGGACCACTTGTGTTAGAAAGTGTCATTGATTTGAAATTCTTGATTACTTCTGATGACAAATTTCCAGAAAAATCATTCTGAGAAAGATCAATGATGTGAAGTTTCAAAAAATGTACAATTTGATGGGCACTTAATAGCTCCATGAAATTTATTGTTACGTAAAGAAATAACCTTCAATTCAGGAAGAGATTGTAACCAAAAAGGAaatgaatcattcaaatggttatggctCACATCAAGAAGCTCTAGCTTTCTACAGTTGACTAATGATCTTGGTAATTGACCAGACAACTTGTTAGAGCTAAAGTCAATGAACTGAAGGGCATTTCTTTTAGAATAAGTTTGAGGAATATTGCCAATCAATTTGTTTCCTGCAAGCTTCAAAAAGCGAAGAACTTGGCTAAAACTTCCCAAACATGATGGAATCATGCCAATTAAATTGTTGGAAGATAAATCAAGATGCACAAGAGATTGCAGATTGCATATCAAGGGGGATATTTCTCCTATCAATAGATTGTTGAAAATCTCCAACCTCTCAAGAGTTGTTTTATTCCATATCCAACTGGGTATTGTCTTTATGCTATTGCTTGATATGAAAAGATCAGTCAACTCATGCAAGTGTTGTATAAAATTGGGAAAATGAACCAAATTGCATGAACTTAATTCTAAATATTGAATTTGAGAAGGAATGGTTACATTCGAAGTGTTCTTCCCTTCAAGAAAAAACAATTTATTGCCTCCTCCAAAACCAAGTGCAGTCAGCTTTTTGAGCTTTGAAAGCATGTCAAGGTCGATCTGTCCTTCCAACATATTACGAGCTAGATTAAGAACTGTaagattggtgcacgaaattgtgatcactacaacttcgcacaactaactagcaagtgcactgggtcgtccaagtaataaaccttacgcgagtaagggtcgatcccacggagattgttggtatgaagcaagctatggtcaccttgtaaatcttagtcaggcagactcaaatgggtatagatgatgaataaaacataaagataaagatagagatacttatgtatatcattggtgagagcttcagataacttgtctcttttgaggtaatttctgcctagacaagtcatccagttctttggtgagcaaaggaggttcattctcccaagtctcatttccaaataacttgtcatttagcttcatgattgctccaaggtatttagcaacttgctcttcagtgacatactcatcctcttcagaggaggaatactcatcagagctcatgaaaggcagaagtaagtccaatggaatctctatggtctcattttgagcctcagattcccatggttcctcattagggaactcattggaggtcagtgcacgcccattgaggtcttcctcagtggcgttcactgcctctccttcctcttcaaattcggccatgttaatggccttgcactctccttttggattttcttctgtattgcttggaagagtactaggagggagttcagtaattttcttgctcagctgacccacttgNNNNNNNNNNNNNNNNNNNNNNNNNNNNNNNNNNNNNNNNNNNNNNNNNNNNNNNNNNNNNNNNNNNNNNNNNNNNNNNNNNNNNNNNNNNNNNNNNNNNNNNNNNNNNNNNNNNNNNNNNNNNNNNNNNNNNNNNNNNNNNNNNNNNNNNNNNNNNNNNNNNNNNNNNNNNNNNNNNNNNNNNNNNNNNNNNNNNNNNNNNNNNNNNNNNNNNNNNNNNNNNNNNNNNNNNNNNNNNNNNNNNNNNNNNNNNNNNNNNNNNNNNNNNNNNNNNNNNNNNNNNNNNNNNNNNNNNNNNNNNNNNNNNNNNNNNNNNNNNNNNNNNNNNNNNNNNNNNNNNNNNNNNNNNNNNNNNNNNNNNNNNNNNNNNNNNNNNNNNNNNNNNNNNNNNNNNNNNNNNNNNNNNNNNNNNNNNNNNNNNNNNNNNNNNNNNNNNNNNNNNNNNNNNNNNNNNNNNNNNNNNNNNNNNNNNNNNNNNNNNNNNNNNNNNNNNNNNNNNNNNNNNNNNNNNNNNNNNNNNNNNNNNNNNNNNNNNNNNNNNNNNNNNNNNNNNNNNNNNNNNNNNNNNNNNNNNNNNNNNNNNNNNNNNNNNNNNNNNNNNNNNNNNNNNNNNNNNNNNNNNNNNNNNNNNNNNNNNNNNNNNNNNNNNNNNNNNNNNNNNNNNNNNNNNNNNNNNNNNNNNNNNNNNNNNNNNNNNNNNNNNNNNNNNNNNNNNNNNNNNNNNNNNNNNNNNNNNNNNNNNNNNNNNNNNNNNNNNNNNNNNNNNNNNNNNNNNNNNNNNNNNNNNNNNNNNNNNNNNNNNNNNNNNNNNNNNNNNNNNNNNNNNNNNNNNNNNNNNNNNNNNNNNNNNNNNNNNNNNNNNNNNNNNNNNNNNNNNNNNNNNNNNNNNNNNNNNNNNNNNNNNNNNNNNNNNNNNNNNNNNNNNNNNNNNNNNNNNNNNNNNNNNNNNNNNNNNNNNNNNNNNNNNNNNNNNNNNNNNNNNNNN from Arachis duranensis cultivar V14167 chromosome 4, aradu.V14167.gnm2.J7QH, whole genome shotgun sequence encodes:
- the LOC110280305 gene encoding LOW QUALITY PROTEIN: receptor-like protein 9DC3 (The sequence of the model RefSeq protein was modified relative to this genomic sequence to represent the inferred CDS: inserted 3 bases in 2 codons), giving the protein MLSKLKKLTALGFGGGNKLFFLEGKNTSNVTIPSQIQYLELSSCNLVHFPNFIQHLHELTDLFISSNSIKTIPSWIWNKTTLERLEIFNNLLIGEISPLICNLQSLVHLDLSSNNLIGMIPSCLGSFSQVLRFLKLAGNKLIGNIPQTYSKRNALQFIDFSSNKLSGQLPRSLVNCRKLELLDVSHNHLNDSFPFWLQSLPELKVISLRNNKFHGAIKCPSNCTXFLKLHIIDLSQNDFSGNLSSEVIKNFKSMTLSNTSGPAHFKDDIYYLQYSWIDIDWFLFSMSNKGVVMNYHGXQYFHHIVAIDLSCNKISSEIPDTMGSLNGLVMLNLSNNMFTGSIPSSFGKLSNLEVLDLSLNNLSGNIPQQLTGLTFLDFFNVSFNNLWGPIPENDQLSTFDENSFKGNKYLCGIRLLKKCKDHSTPPLPTSDGNQDSESGSFFKSNWMVILIGYGGGLVAGLALGNAFAGDVFRLLKRIF